A single genomic interval of Microbacterium sp. BLY harbors:
- a CDS encoding peptidase C14, with translation MTIADQETGSSADAAGTGEAVRSTGRRALMAGLGAIALGTAGALASAAPAQAAPVAAGAKDVTRAETVADLGRLRARDGEMAIVAGYRKPGDAGLLVYVGSENAKTTPNGGTVIAGKRDTRWLLQHDGTVDFRVFGITGPEKPADDALAAMVNDPRIRRIEASTDLLFRRRHRFTRSYVEIDFGGHLITTDGIEKNTHDNPFGAVMFFTGTSKDVTVEHALAEPWPELTDAVAVPDASRFPVGSWWAVQCDPVAGGGADERELQRFVQVTQQIDGTHIRIDYLNGWPLDKGRKLIWRQMEPVAGVRITNMRFLGAGPFDGPTDGSFPDSRELTGSHPIAFEYAIHCDVADVHASRTWWPVIMRRWNTHFTTERCSVENPPTVFYGGAGYLTQQIYSLYGRVSDCTSSNARHLNDLTASAYCLVENCHGDGDDQGGNPFTTHGQYEHDLTFIGNSGLMDIANSGAQWGTAAKRITVRDHVCSWFVAGTKISDLTLENVRVITRSTFDPQATMTINADGAQVRGCTAGLLAIGQRSQRSSRPTVISDSTFALPKDQVLVQTPVTAPVRFVDCTITGMDGVKARGSGPVEFVDCRLSGPAAGAPVELGASKVTIRGGSVRDVRLSATAVRDQLVALDGVEISTERTDGALLGRAAGAGVVTWRVSGVTSTVPQGAAHLDIGTGVNHARVTGSQFVGGRLRLADGFAEPSTLLYSDTVERGVETALPEAGPRVVIADVLTSA, from the coding sequence ATGACCATCGCGGATCAGGAGACGGGTTCGTCCGCGGATGCCGCGGGAACCGGTGAGGCGGTGCGGTCCACCGGCCGCCGGGCGCTTATGGCCGGGCTCGGCGCCATCGCGCTCGGCACCGCCGGAGCGCTCGCCAGCGCGGCACCCGCGCAGGCCGCGCCCGTCGCCGCCGGCGCGAAGGACGTCACACGAGCGGAGACCGTCGCCGACCTCGGACGCCTCCGCGCCCGCGACGGCGAGATGGCGATCGTCGCCGGATACCGGAAGCCCGGCGACGCCGGGCTGCTCGTGTACGTCGGCAGCGAGAACGCGAAGACCACGCCCAACGGTGGCACGGTGATCGCCGGGAAACGCGACACGCGCTGGCTCCTGCAGCACGACGGGACGGTCGACTTCCGGGTCTTCGGCATCACGGGACCGGAGAAGCCGGCCGACGACGCGCTCGCGGCGATGGTGAACGATCCCCGTATCCGCCGGATCGAGGCGAGCACCGACCTGCTGTTCCGACGACGACACCGCTTCACCCGGTCGTACGTCGAGATCGACTTCGGCGGACACCTCATCACGACCGACGGCATCGAGAAGAACACCCACGACAATCCGTTCGGCGCGGTGATGTTCTTCACCGGGACGTCGAAGGACGTCACGGTCGAGCACGCGCTGGCCGAGCCCTGGCCGGAGCTGACCGACGCGGTGGCGGTGCCGGATGCGTCCCGGTTCCCCGTCGGCTCCTGGTGGGCGGTGCAGTGCGACCCGGTCGCCGGAGGAGGGGCGGATGAACGCGAGCTGCAGCGCTTCGTGCAGGTGACGCAGCAGATCGACGGCACCCACATCCGCATCGACTACCTCAACGGCTGGCCGCTGGACAAGGGACGGAAGCTCATCTGGCGGCAGATGGAACCGGTCGCGGGCGTCCGCATCACGAACATGCGGTTCCTCGGCGCCGGACCGTTCGACGGTCCCACCGACGGCTCCTTCCCCGACTCGCGGGAGCTCACCGGCTCGCACCCGATCGCCTTCGAGTACGCGATCCACTGCGACGTCGCCGACGTGCATGCGAGCCGCACCTGGTGGCCCGTCATCATGCGGCGCTGGAACACGCACTTCACGACGGAACGCTGCTCGGTCGAGAACCCGCCGACCGTGTTCTACGGCGGTGCCGGCTACCTCACGCAGCAGATCTACAGCCTCTACGGGCGCGTGAGCGACTGCACCTCGTCGAACGCCCGGCACCTGAACGACCTCACCGCCAGCGCGTACTGCCTCGTCGAGAACTGCCACGGCGACGGGGACGACCAGGGCGGAAACCCCTTCACCACGCACGGGCAGTACGAGCACGACCTCACCTTCATCGGCAACTCCGGGCTCATGGACATCGCCAACTCCGGTGCGCAGTGGGGCACCGCCGCCAAGCGCATCACGGTGCGGGACCACGTCTGCTCCTGGTTCGTCGCCGGCACCAAGATCAGCGATCTGACGCTGGAGAACGTGCGGGTGATCACGCGCTCGACCTTCGATCCGCAGGCGACCATGACCATCAACGCCGACGGTGCCCAGGTGCGCGGGTGCACCGCGGGGCTGCTGGCGATCGGCCAGCGGTCGCAGCGCTCGTCGCGGCCGACCGTGATCTCGGACTCGACCTTCGCGCTGCCGAAGGACCAGGTGCTCGTGCAGACCCCGGTCACGGCTCCCGTGCGCTTCGTGGACTGCACGATCACCGGAATGGACGGGGTGAAGGCCCGCGGGTCGGGTCCGGTCGAGTTCGTGGACTGCCGCCTCAGCGGCCCGGCGGCGGGTGCACCCGTCGAGCTCGGCGCCTCCAAGGTCACCATCCGCGGCGGCTCGGTGCGCGACGTGCGCCTGAGCGCGACCGCCGTGCGCGATCAGCTCGTCGCTCTGGACGGCGTCGAGATCTCCACGGAACGCACGGACGGGGCTCTGCTGGGCAGGGCCGCCGGTGCCGGCGTCGTCACCTGGCGGGTGAGCGGGGTCACCTCGACGGTGCCCCAGGGCGCGGCGCACCTCGACATCGGCACCGGCGTCAACCACGCCCGCGTCACCGGCAGCCAATTCGTCGGCGGACGACTGCGCCTGGCGGACGGATTCGCCGAGCCCTCGACGCTGCTGTACAGCGACACGGTCGAGCGCGGCGTCGAGACCGCGCTGCCCGAGGCCGGACCGCGCGTCGTCATCGCGGACGTGCTGACGAGCGCGTGA
- a CDS encoding MFS transporter, with the protein MSGRETLAQARAAEDAVGAAAMKKAIWRLGPFLGLLYLVAYIDRNNAGFAKLEMTAALQITEAAFGFAAGIFFIGYLLFEVPSNLLLEKFGARKWIARIMISWGIVAALTAFVQDATQFAIARFILGIAEAGFFPGVLLYLTLWFPRQYRTQVLAVFVLSNPIANAVAAPLSGWMLELHGLWGLDGWQLVFLLQGIPAVLLAFVVFFWLPDRPQDARWLNPAEQRWITDTLAAETQATEQRHGRLRLGEVFRNGRLWTLIVLFFGVVFGAYGLGMWLPTIVKSMGDFSNATTGWLVALPNLCAALVMLPWERAARKQGNIPLQIGITLTITALSLIAAVAAQGTPVLALVALCVGMSALFSTTPLFWSLPPMVLTGTAAAAGLAFINSVGNLAGFAGPYAIGWISETTGSAIWGLLLISGLTLLGATIAFVLSRRSDFTTAPALAPESTSRTR; encoded by the coding sequence ATGTCCGGCAGAGAGACGCTCGCGCAGGCGCGCGCCGCGGAGGACGCGGTGGGAGCCGCCGCCATGAAGAAGGCGATCTGGAGGCTGGGGCCGTTCCTCGGACTGCTCTACCTCGTCGCCTACATCGACCGGAACAACGCGGGCTTCGCGAAGCTGGAGATGACCGCGGCCCTGCAGATCACCGAGGCGGCGTTCGGCTTCGCGGCCGGCATCTTCTTCATTGGCTACTTGCTGTTCGAGGTGCCGAGCAACCTGCTCCTCGAGAAGTTCGGCGCCCGCAAGTGGATCGCCCGCATCATGATCTCGTGGGGCATCGTCGCCGCCCTCACCGCCTTCGTGCAGGACGCGACGCAGTTCGCGATCGCCCGCTTCATCCTCGGCATCGCCGAGGCCGGGTTCTTCCCCGGCGTGCTGCTCTACCTCACCCTCTGGTTCCCGCGGCAGTACCGCACGCAGGTGCTCGCCGTGTTCGTGCTGTCGAACCCGATCGCCAACGCGGTCGCCGCACCGCTGTCCGGCTGGATGCTGGAGCTGCACGGACTGTGGGGGCTGGACGGCTGGCAGCTCGTCTTCCTGCTGCAGGGGATCCCTGCGGTGCTCCTCGCCTTCGTCGTGTTCTTCTGGCTGCCCGACCGTCCGCAGGACGCACGGTGGCTGAACCCCGCCGAGCAGCGCTGGATCACCGACACGCTCGCCGCGGAGACGCAGGCGACCGAGCAGCGGCACGGGCGCCTCCGCCTGGGCGAGGTCTTCCGCAACGGCCGCCTCTGGACTCTCATCGTGCTCTTCTTCGGCGTCGTATTCGGTGCCTACGGCCTGGGGATGTGGCTGCCGACGATCGTGAAGAGCATGGGCGACTTCTCGAACGCGACCACGGGGTGGCTCGTGGCGCTGCCGAACCTGTGCGCGGCCCTCGTGATGCTGCCGTGGGAGCGTGCCGCCCGGAAGCAGGGCAACATCCCGCTGCAGATCGGTATCACGCTCACCATCACCGCGCTCTCGCTCATCGCGGCGGTGGCGGCGCAGGGCACGCCGGTGCTCGCCCTCGTGGCGCTGTGCGTGGGGATGTCGGCCCTGTTCTCCACGACCCCGCTGTTCTGGAGTCTGCCGCCGATGGTGCTCACCGGGACGGCGGCCGCGGCGGGTCTCGCCTTCATCAACTCGGTGGGCAACCTCGCCGGGTTCGCGGGGCCCTACGCCATCGGCTGGATCAGCGAGACGACGGGATCGGCCATCTGGGGCCTGCTCCTGATCTCCGGGCTCACCCTGCTCGGAGCCACGATCGCCTTCGTGCTCAGCCGGCGCAGCGACTTCACCACGGCGCCCGCGCTCGCCCCGGAGTCGACCTCGCGAACCCGATGA
- a CDS encoding GntR family transcriptional regulator, translating to MRSVSDQNIAEQVTDELRAAIHSGELAPGERLVERKLADRLGVSHIPVREALTRLAEERLITREPRRGARVAQLSAQDLEEISSLRIVLEQFMAIRVQERWNDESAARLGAIIQAMADAAPGDVDEVLRQDRLFHETLAALAEHRFLDELSAQLRGRIAGFIHAANSALDPAEQEEHVRSHQQIVDAIATGDPEQARAVIAEHVTRAVRRITPSAE from the coding sequence ATGCGCAGCGTGTCGGATCAGAACATCGCCGAACAGGTCACCGACGAGCTGCGGGCGGCGATCCACTCGGGCGAGCTCGCGCCCGGCGAACGCCTCGTGGAGCGCAAACTCGCCGACCGTCTCGGCGTCAGCCACATCCCCGTGCGCGAGGCCCTCACGCGCCTGGCCGAGGAGCGCCTCATCACCCGGGAGCCCCGCCGCGGAGCCCGTGTCGCCCAGCTCAGCGCGCAGGACCTGGAGGAGATCTCCAGCCTGCGGATCGTGCTCGAGCAGTTCATGGCCATCCGGGTGCAGGAGCGGTGGAACGACGAGTCGGCGGCGCGGCTCGGAGCGATCATCCAGGCGATGGCCGACGCGGCCCCCGGAGACGTGGACGAGGTGCTGCGGCAGGACCGCCTCTTCCACGAGACGCTCGCCGCCCTCGCCGAGCACCGGTTCCTCGACGAGCTCAGCGCACAGCTCCGCGGTCGCATCGCCGGGTTCATCCACGCCGCCAACTCGGCCCTCGACCCTGCCGAGCAGGAGGAGCACGTGCGCAGCCACCAGCAGATCGTCGACGCCATCGCCACGGGTGACCCCGAGCAGGCGCGCGCCGTGATCGCCGAGCACGTCACCCGCGCCGTCCGCCGCATCACCCCCTCGGCGGAGTGA
- a CDS encoding ABC transporter ATP-binding protein, with amino-acid sequence MTDVTPVLQVQDLTVSYGDVMPVQGITFAVRPGERIGLVGESGSGKSLTALSIMRLNDGAALGGSVRLRDRELLTLRPREMTRVRGGEIAMVYQDPMSSLNPVRTIGHQLVEAIRLHDRVSAAAARARAVELLTEVGVPLPEERLSQYPHEFSGGMRQRVMIAMAMSSRPAVLIADEPTTALDVTTQSRIIDLLDRLAEDHGTAVVLITHDLGVAAGFCERIHVMRHGRVVEEGPVDRIYAAPEHPYTKALLGAVVDLTVDVQQPIRTAAEVLERGTEPLAEAGSISAIDRARESGDVLVDVQGVSKVFTLGSGRRVTAVDDVSFQIRRGETVGLVGESGSGKSTVSKAVLALGGIDGGTVVFDGQRPHDLHGEELRRLRKRMQMVFQDPFSALNRRQTVAEIIEAPLRAHGIGTRASRAEKVREAMHRVRLDEEFAHRLPRSMSGGQCQRVSIARSLVLEPEFLVLDESVSALDVSIQAQVLNLLRELQTELGLTYLFISHDLAVIRYMSSTVAVMQQGRIVEIGARDALFANPQHEYTRGLMAAIPIADPVLERRRRAQAAALWQAQGGQTGAVPATTAGRGGR; translated from the coding sequence ATGACCGACGTCACGCCCGTCCTGCAGGTGCAGGACCTCACCGTCTCCTACGGCGACGTCATGCCCGTCCAGGGCATCACGTTCGCGGTGCGCCCCGGGGAGCGCATCGGCCTCGTCGGCGAATCCGGCTCCGGCAAGTCGCTCACGGCGCTGTCGATCATGCGGCTGAACGACGGGGCTGCCCTCGGCGGCAGCGTCCGGCTACGCGATCGCGAACTACTCACGCTGCGCCCACGCGAGATGACGCGCGTGCGCGGCGGCGAGATCGCGATGGTCTATCAGGACCCGATGTCGTCGCTGAACCCGGTCCGCACGATCGGGCACCAGCTCGTCGAGGCGATCCGGCTGCACGACCGGGTCTCGGCGGCGGCCGCCCGCGCCCGGGCCGTCGAACTGCTGACCGAGGTCGGGGTGCCGCTGCCCGAAGAGCGTCTCAGCCAGTACCCGCACGAGTTCTCCGGCGGGATGCGGCAGCGCGTCATGATCGCGATGGCCATGTCGTCCCGGCCCGCCGTGCTCATCGCGGACGAGCCGACCACGGCCCTCGACGTGACGACGCAGTCCCGGATCATTGACCTGCTCGACCGCCTCGCGGAGGACCACGGCACCGCGGTGGTGCTGATCACGCACGACCTCGGCGTCGCCGCCGGGTTCTGCGAGCGCATCCACGTGATGCGGCACGGGCGCGTGGTCGAGGAGGGCCCCGTCGACCGCATCTACGCGGCCCCCGAGCACCCGTACACGAAAGCGCTGCTCGGCGCGGTCGTCGACCTCACGGTCGACGTGCAGCAGCCCATCCGCACCGCCGCCGAGGTGCTCGAACGCGGGACGGAACCGCTCGCCGAGGCGGGATCGATCAGCGCGATCGACCGGGCGCGCGAGTCCGGCGACGTGCTGGTCGACGTGCAGGGCGTGTCCAAGGTGTTCACCCTCGGCTCCGGACGCCGGGTGACCGCGGTCGACGACGTGTCGTTCCAGATCCGCCGCGGCGAGACCGTGGGGCTCGTGGGCGAGTCCGGCTCCGGCAAGTCGACCGTGTCGAAGGCCGTGCTCGCGCTCGGCGGCATCGACGGCGGGACGGTCGTCTTCGACGGTCAGCGGCCGCACGACCTCCACGGCGAGGAGCTGCGGCGGCTGCGCAAGCGCATGCAGATGGTGTTCCAGGATCCGTTCTCGGCCCTGAACCGGCGCCAGACCGTCGCGGAGATCATCGAGGCGCCGCTGCGCGCCCACGGCATCGGCACCCGCGCCTCCCGCGCCGAGAAGGTGCGCGAGGCCATGCACCGGGTGCGCCTGGACGAGGAGTTCGCGCACCGGCTGCCGCGCTCGATGTCGGGCGGCCAGTGCCAGCGCGTCTCCATCGCACGGTCGCTCGTGCTGGAGCCGGAGTTCCTCGTGCTCGACGAATCGGTGTCGGCGCTCGACGTGTCGATCCAGGCGCAGGTGCTCAACCTGCTCCGCGAGTTGCAGACCGAGCTCGGCCTCACCTATCTCTTCATCAGCCACGATCTCGCGGTCATCCGGTACATGTCCTCGACGGTCGCCGTGATGCAGCAGGGCCGCATCGTGGAGATCGGGGCGCGCGACGCGCTCTTCGCGAACCCGCAGCACGAGTACACGCGCGGGCTCATGGCGGCCATCCCCATCGCGGACCCGGTCCTCGAGCGCCGACGGCGCGCGCAGGCCGCGGCGCTCTGGCAGGCGCAGGGCGGGCAGACGGGCGCGGTCCCCGCGACGACCGCCGGACGAGGAGGACGATGA
- a CDS encoding ABC transporter permease gives MVLSVLRRVAISIAMLIATSLLVFVVLRLLPGDPVITRLGSTPGVDAETIARLREEAGLDAPIIEQYLRWIGGVFTGDFGQSYFNQYSVTELIAQRLPATLELTLIGVLLAVLIATPAAVFASLRPLGVVDRVLTAISTAGMALPQFLIGIVLIVVFAVQLKVLPARGYTPFAEDPAENLVRMILPGLTLAFAAAPLLMRFLRASMVEVLDAPYIRTAKGKGQSASGVVLGHALRNALIPGLTMLGLIVGYTLGGVVIVEYVFGVPGLGSLAIDAVFKRDYAVLQSVVLLISAMFILTTLIVDLLYGVLDPRLRARSSRG, from the coding sequence GTGGTCCTCTCCGTCCTCCGGCGGGTGGCGATCAGCATCGCGATGCTGATCGCCACCTCGCTCCTCGTCTTCGTCGTGCTCCGGCTGCTGCCGGGCGACCCCGTCATCACCCGCCTCGGCTCGACGCCGGGCGTGGATGCCGAGACCATCGCCCGGCTCCGGGAGGAGGCCGGCCTCGACGCCCCGATCATCGAGCAGTACCTGCGCTGGATCGGCGGCGTCTTCACGGGCGACTTCGGTCAGTCGTACTTCAACCAGTACTCGGTGACGGAACTCATCGCCCAGCGCCTGCCCGCGACGCTGGAGCTCACGCTCATCGGCGTGCTCCTGGCCGTGCTCATCGCCACCCCGGCCGCCGTGTTCGCCTCGCTGCGCCCGCTCGGCGTGGTCGACCGGGTGCTCACCGCGATCTCGACCGCGGGCATGGCCCTTCCCCAGTTCCTCATCGGCATCGTGCTCATCGTCGTGTTCGCCGTGCAGCTCAAGGTGCTGCCGGCCCGCGGCTACACGCCGTTCGCGGAGGACCCCGCCGAGAACCTCGTGCGCATGATCCTGCCGGGTCTCACCCTCGCCTTCGCGGCGGCGCCGCTGCTCATGCGGTTCCTCCGCGCGTCGATGGTCGAGGTGCTGGACGCCCCCTACATCCGCACCGCGAAGGGCAAGGGGCAGTCGGCGAGCGGCGTCGTGCTCGGCCACGCACTCCGCAACGCCCTGATCCCCGGGCTCACGATGCTCGGCCTGATCGTCGGCTACACCCTCGGCGGAGTGGTGATCGTGGAGTACGTGTTCGGCGTCCCCGGCCTCGGGTCGCTCGCGATCGACGCCGTCTTCAAGCGGGACTACGCGGTGCTGCAGTCGGTCGTGCTGCTGATCTCCGCGATGTTCATCCTCACCACGCTCATCGTCGACCTCCTCTACGGGGTGCTCGACCCGCGTCTTCGTGCAAGGAGCAGCCGTGGCTGA
- a CDS encoding ABC transporter permease, whose protein sequence is MADTLTLALRSARPRRRVAVASWIPLGLLAIIVLACVLAPLLAPYDPAAQSPDRFAGPSAAHLFGTDELGRDLFSRVLFGGQLTVFIAGGATLVAMVLGIAWGMAAAFGRGWIDEILMRLADTVMAIPQILFALVFISAFGADPVKLAVIIGVLLTPTTARLVRSSVLSELQEDYFTAAVAFGSTRRRLLFAEVLPNAKGPIVVQAAINAANAILLEASMSFVGLGIAPPEATWGTLVQQGYQKMYQSIGYVLFPALFIFVTIWLLNVLADQFGGDRKGKGR, encoded by the coding sequence GTGGCTGACACCCTCACCCTCGCGCTGCGCTCGGCGCGTCCGCGGCGACGGGTCGCCGTCGCCTCCTGGATCCCGCTGGGGCTGCTGGCGATCATCGTCCTGGCCTGCGTGCTCGCCCCGCTCCTGGCCCCGTACGACCCCGCGGCGCAGTCGCCCGACCGGTTCGCCGGTCCCTCGGCGGCGCACCTCTTCGGGACCGACGAGCTGGGTCGCGACCTCTTCAGCCGCGTCCTCTTCGGCGGCCAGCTCACCGTGTTCATCGCCGGGGGCGCGACCCTCGTGGCCATGGTCCTCGGCATCGCGTGGGGCATGGCGGCGGCGTTCGGCCGCGGCTGGATCGACGAGATCCTCATGCGCCTCGCCGACACGGTCATGGCGATCCCGCAGATCCTCTTCGCGCTCGTCTTCATCTCCGCGTTCGGTGCCGACCCCGTCAAGCTCGCCGTGATCATCGGGGTGCTCCTCACGCCGACCACCGCGCGGCTCGTCCGGTCGTCAGTGCTCAGCGAACTGCAGGAGGACTACTTCACCGCCGCGGTGGCATTCGGATCCACCCGTCGCCGACTGCTCTTCGCCGAGGTGCTGCCGAACGCCAAGGGACCGATCGTCGTGCAGGCGGCCATCAACGCCGCCAACGCGATCCTCCTGGAGGCGTCGATGAGCTTCGTCGGACTCGGCATCGCGCCGCCCGAGGCCACCTGGGGCACGCTCGTGCAGCAGGGCTACCAGAAGATGTACCAGTCGATCGGGTACGTGCTGTTCCCCGCCCTGTTCATCTTCGTCACCATCTGGCTGCTCAACGTGCTCGCCGACCAGTTCGGCGGCGATCGGAAGGGGAAGGGCCGATGA
- a CDS encoding ABC transporter substrate-binding protein has protein sequence MSRRRVRLGGAAVLLTAALITAGCSTSSTPDGQAQDGGTLTVAAAQGIPQLNPAIRTFAWEEVLFPLLWNGLTKTDESGEVVGDLAESWEASDDQKTWTFTLRDGVTFSNGEDFTAEDAVAAFDYYLDPETATQEKNKISMVTDVTAPDEKTVVLTLSEPIATFPAGIVWVKMIDVDALDTIDKEPIGTGPYVVDAFTPDDSLTLVPNPEYFGEAPALDEITIVKAAESTAAVTGLRSGDIDVLWSVPQGDVAGLEGGDIALVKPENPSQWPSWEIDTTSPPFDDVRARQALAYAIDREAILDAAYYGQGTVSPTNNALGEVNPWFGGELTDYSYDLDKAKELFAEAGVTEGSTLTWWGVAGQYPEWNTSGEILQASLKEIGITLKIDNNDIGTWVDAFYPAGKSYPGYIVPNFQSTPPEPAYSLNFYLEGRCECNWVDPDFQTAFADAVAEPDETARAEKWGTVQTIINEQVPLIVPLQSTVVTATSTAVDGVWVEGGGQLHLEGAQLKG, from the coding sequence ATGTCGCGTCGTCGTGTTCGGCTCGGCGGAGCAGCAGTGCTGCTGACCGCCGCGCTCATCACCGCAGGCTGCAGCACCTCATCCACCCCCGACGGCCAGGCGCAGGACGGCGGCACCCTCACCGTCGCCGCCGCGCAGGGCATCCCGCAGCTCAACCCCGCCATCCGCACCTTCGCGTGGGAGGAGGTGCTGTTCCCGCTGCTGTGGAACGGCCTCACCAAGACCGACGAATCCGGCGAGGTCGTCGGCGATCTCGCCGAGAGCTGGGAGGCCTCGGACGACCAGAAGACCTGGACGTTCACCCTCCGCGACGGCGTCACCTTCTCGAACGGCGAGGACTTCACCGCGGAGGACGCGGTGGCCGCGTTTGACTACTACCTCGACCCGGAGACGGCGACGCAGGAGAAGAACAAGATCTCCATGGTCACCGACGTCACCGCGCCGGACGAGAAGACCGTCGTGCTGACGCTGTCCGAGCCCATCGCGACCTTCCCCGCGGGCATCGTCTGGGTGAAGATGATCGACGTCGACGCGCTCGACACGATCGACAAGGAGCCCATCGGCACGGGTCCCTACGTGGTGGATGCCTTCACCCCCGACGACAGCCTCACGCTCGTCCCCAACCCGGAGTACTTCGGCGAGGCACCGGCGCTCGACGAGATCACGATCGTGAAGGCCGCCGAGTCCACGGCCGCCGTCACCGGCCTCCGCTCGGGCGACATCGACGTGCTGTGGTCGGTGCCCCAGGGCGACGTGGCGGGGCTGGAGGGCGGCGACATCGCCCTGGTGAAGCCCGAGAACCCCAGCCAGTGGCCGTCGTGGGAGATCGACACGACCTCGCCGCCCTTCGACGACGTGCGTGCCCGGCAGGCCCTCGCGTACGCGATCGACCGCGAGGCGATCCTCGACGCGGCGTACTACGGCCAGGGCACGGTCTCGCCGACGAACAACGCGCTCGGCGAGGTCAACCCCTGGTTCGGCGGCGAGCTGACCGACTACTCCTACGACCTCGACAAGGCGAAGGAGCTGTTCGCCGAGGCCGGGGTGACCGAGGGCAGCACGCTCACCTGGTGGGGTGTGGCCGGGCAGTACCCCGAGTGGAACACGAGCGGCGAGATCCTGCAGGCGAGCCTGAAGGAGATCGGCATCACGCTGAAGATCGACAACAACGACATCGGCACCTGGGTCGACGCGTTCTACCCCGCGGGCAAGAGCTACCCCGGGTACATCGTGCCGAACTTCCAGTCCACGCCGCCCGAGCCGGCCTACTCGCTGAACTTCTATCTCGAGGGCCGCTGCGAGTGCAACTGGGTGGACCCCGACTTCCAGACGGCGTTCGCCGATGCGGTGGCCGAGCCGGACGAGACCGCGCGGGCCGAGAAGTGGGGCACCGTGCAGACCATCATCAACGAGCAGGTGCCGCTCATCGTGCCCCTGCAGTCGACGGTCGTTACCGCCACCAGCACGGCGGTCGACGGCGTGTGGGTCGAGGGCGGCGGACAGCTGCACCTCGAGGGCGCGCAGCTGAAGGGCTGA